One window of Methanocorpusculum vombati genomic DNA carries:
- a CDS encoding pro-sigmaK processing inhibitor BofA family protein yields MIGTILMIIVAIAIAAILFFFLRNGLKLLINAVCGVVILFIVSYFNLAPIGDLSVAQVIVCAVGGILGAALLIILAFFGIVI; encoded by the coding sequence ATGATAGGAACCATACTCATGATCATTGTCGCCATCGCAATCGCGGCAATTCTCTTCTTCTTCCTCAGGAACGGACTTAAACTCCTCATCAACGCCGTGTGCGGAGTTGTCATCCTCTTCATCGTCTCGTACTTCAACCTCGCTCCCATCGGAGACCTCTCCGTTGCCCAGGTCATCGTCTGCGCCGTCGGCGGAATACTCGGCGCCGCACTCCTCATCATCCTCGCATTCTTTGGAATCGTCATCTAA
- a CDS encoding NAD(P)/FAD-dependent oxidoreductase, with amino-acid sequence MYDVVIAGAGPAGCITAKLLADSGYSVLIADKTVMPRQKSCSGILIQKSVGILEHTFGKIPRAVYAEPHLNKGMILTTDTGMKIPVEGLCLSIWRSLLDYWMVLEAADAGAVFLEETPVIGFVEKKDHVAVRLGGKSASGLSARVLAGCDGPAGTVRRKLRKKPGDCITTYQVYAKGEIDLDPAYFHTFLQPELSDYDAWCMVKDNYIITGVGVHHAPDAGRYHKKFLAYLAENHHARLSAPEFEERWLLPRITPENPVDKGEGRVFLAGDAANMLNPLGEGISSALVSGSAFADAFMRAAEPGEKPDPVRLRTMYETSLSPTIDHMYRQWRLLAAISPKFAYLRDI; translated from the coding sequence ATGTATGATGTAGTCATCGCGGGAGCAGGACCTGCCGGCTGCATCACCGCAAAACTCCTGGCCGACTCAGGATACTCTGTTCTGATTGCTGATAAGACGGTGATGCCCAGACAAAAATCCTGTTCCGGCATTCTGATCCAGAAATCCGTCGGAATCCTTGAACATACGTTCGGAAAGATCCCCCGGGCGGTGTATGCCGAGCCGCATCTGAACAAAGGTATGATCCTGACTACCGATACCGGCATGAAAATCCCGGTTGAGGGACTTTGCCTCAGTATCTGGCGCAGCCTCCTTGACTACTGGATGGTACTGGAGGCGGCTGATGCCGGTGCAGTGTTTCTTGAAGAAACACCGGTCATCGGATTTGTTGAGAAAAAAGATCACGTTGCAGTCCGGCTCGGCGGAAAATCCGCGTCCGGACTGTCGGCGAGGGTCCTTGCCGGATGTGACGGACCTGCCGGAACCGTTCGCAGGAAACTCCGGAAAAAACCGGGAGACTGTATCACCACCTACCAGGTTTATGCCAAAGGGGAAATTGATCTCGATCCTGCATACTTCCACACGTTTCTGCAGCCTGAGCTTTCCGATTATGATGCATGGTGTATGGTCAAAGATAACTACATCATTACCGGTGTCGGTGTTCATCATGCACCGGATGCAGGCAGATATCATAAAAAATTTCTCGCGTACCTCGCAGAAAATCACCATGCACGGCTTTCCGCTCCTGAGTTTGAGGAGCGATGGCTGCTTCCCCGCATAACACCGGAAAATCCGGTTGACAAAGGGGAGGGGAGAGTATTTCTTGCGGGGGATGCGGCAAATATGCTCAATCCGCTGGGTGAGGGTATATCCAGTGCTTTGGTAAGCGGCAGTGCATTTGCCGATGCATTTATGCGTGCCGCAGAGCCGGGGGAGAAACCGGACCCCGTACGTCTCCGTACCATGTATGAGACCAGTCTTTCCCCTACCATTGACCACATGTACCGGCAGTGGCGGCTGCTTGCCGCAATATCCCCGAAGTTTGCCTATCTGAGGGATATCTAA
- a CDS encoding threonyl-tRNA synthetase editing domain-containing protein, producing the protein MKILGIHADRVWYKITKKTKMAEPEPVPEDEMTDCVLLFCCVEKSDEISPEATVTATVESILVRLGRLKAKRVMLFPYAHLASDLGCPGISQWILRSIQTRLAEDGIDTKRAAFGWYKEFEIKSKGHPMADFSMSICPFAGGVCEGECCPKKQEHQEAACHS; encoded by the coding sequence ATGAAGATACTTGGCATTCACGCGGATCGCGTCTGGTATAAGATTACGAAGAAAACAAAGATGGCAGAACCGGAACCGGTCCCCGAGGATGAGATGACGGACTGCGTTCTGCTTTTCTGCTGTGTGGAAAAGTCTGATGAGATAAGTCCTGAGGCGACGGTCACTGCAACCGTGGAGAGTATTCTTGTACGGCTCGGACGGCTGAAGGCAAAACGGGTGATGCTGTTTCCGTATGCGCATCTTGCATCCGATCTTGGTTGTCCGGGGATTTCCCAGTGGATTTTACGGTCCATCCAGACGCGGCTTGCTGAGGATGGTATTGATACGAAACGCGCTGCATTCGGCTGGTACAAGGAGTTTGAGATCAAGAGCAAGGGGCATCCGATGGCAGATTTTTCCATGTCGATCTGCCCGTTTGCGGGCGGAGTCTGTGAAGGGGAGTGCTGCCCGAAAAAGCAGGAGCATCAGGAAGCTGCCTGCCATTCCTGA
- a CDS encoding GNAT family N-acetyltransferase, with product MDSLCLRFAVPGDVPRILGFIRELAEYEHMENEVVATEELLHEWLFVRRKAEVLIGESDGTAVGFALFFHNFSTFLGRAGIYLEDLYVRPEFRGRGIGKAFLARLAAVAVERGCGRLEWWCLDWNRPSIDFYLALGAEPMSDWTVYRVCGNTLSELAEKDRL from the coding sequence ATGGATTCGCTGTGTCTGCGGTTTGCAGTTCCCGGTGATGTTCCCCGGATACTGGGATTTATCCGCGAACTCGCCGAGTATGAACATATGGAGAATGAGGTTGTGGCAACCGAGGAGCTTCTTCATGAATGGCTGTTTGTCAGACGAAAGGCAGAGGTTCTGATAGGGGAGAGTGACGGAACGGCAGTCGGGTTTGCGCTGTTCTTCCATAACTTTTCCACGTTTCTCGGGCGGGCGGGAATATACTTGGAGGATCTGTATGTGAGACCGGAGTTCCGCGGACGCGGAATCGGGAAAGCGTTTCTTGCGCGACTTGCCGCAGTTGCAGTGGAGCGCGGATGCGGCAGACTTGAATGGTGGTGTCTGGACTGGAACCGTCCGAGTATCGATTTTTATCTCGCGCTCGGCGCTGAGCCGATGAGTGACTGGACGGTGTACCGCGTCTGCGGCAACACGTTATCAGAGCTGGCAGAAAAGGACAGGCTGTAA
- a CDS encoding FprA family A-type flavoprotein, with protein sequence MLKAVKIKNGVYWVGAIDWNIRDYHGYTLPGTTYNAYLVIGDKVALIDGTYPGHEWQLIERIESVLPLEKIDYIVANHIEIDHSGSLPLLSKKLPNVPIYMTEIAKKGFARHYDTSAWNIHTIKNLENLPLGGGKTLTFLEAPFLHWPDSMFTYLGEDKILFPNDAFGQHVASSERFDDELGIDVAMEHAAKFVANLIVPLSPKVLKKLGEVTELGVPIEMIAPSHGIIWRSHAADIINAYVNWANGVSKNKITIVYDTMHYSTGIAAQYIAEGAISEGVEVKVDLLKDGRYEGVHRSDVVRDILDSKAVIVGSPTLEDYPLPTVAGFLYYLMGIRPGKQTQKKIGFAFGSNGGKGGAPKVITELLEKAGIQIWHDPVEFTYRPDQTDKEKFFKLGQEIAKEIKKMP encoded by the coding sequence ATGTTAAAAGCAGTAAAAATTAAGAACGGCGTCTACTGGGTAGGAGCCATTGACTGGAACATTCGTGACTACCACGGCTACACACTTCCGGGAACCACCTACAACGCATACCTCGTCATCGGCGACAAGGTTGCACTGATTGACGGAACCTATCCCGGACACGAGTGGCAGCTGATTGAACGTATTGAATCTGTTCTCCCGCTGGAAAAGATCGACTACATCGTTGCAAACCACATCGAGATCGACCACTCCGGTTCCCTCCCGCTTCTTTCCAAGAAGCTTCCAAATGTCCCGATCTACATGACCGAGATCGCAAAGAAAGGATTTGCACGCCACTATGACACGAGCGCATGGAACATCCACACCATCAAGAACCTTGAGAATCTCCCGCTCGGCGGCGGCAAGACTCTCACGTTCCTTGAGGCACCGTTCCTCCACTGGCCCGACTCCATGTTTACCTATCTCGGTGAAGACAAAATCCTCTTCCCGAACGATGCATTCGGCCAGCACGTTGCATCCAGTGAGCGTTTCGACGACGAACTCGGCATTGATGTCGCCATGGAACACGCAGCAAAGTTCGTGGCAAACCTGATCGTCCCGCTTTCTCCGAAGGTTCTCAAGAAACTCGGTGAAGTCACCGAACTCGGTGTCCCGATCGAAATGATCGCACCGTCGCACGGTATCATCTGGAGAAGCCACGCAGCAGACATCATCAACGCCTACGTCAACTGGGCCAACGGTGTATCCAAAAACAAGATCACCATCGTCTACGACACGATGCACTACTCAACCGGCATTGCAGCCCAGTACATTGCCGAGGGAGCAATCTCCGAAGGTGTTGAGGTCAAGGTTGATCTCCTCAAAGACGGACGCTATGAGGGTGTCCACAGATCCGATGTCGTCCGCGACATTCTCGACTCAAAAGCGGTCATCGTCGGTTCTCCCACCCTTGAAGACTATCCGCTGCCGACGGTTGCAGGATTCCTGTACTATCTGATGGGAATCAGACCGGGCAAACAGACCCAGAAGAAGATCGGATTTGCCTTCGGATCCAACGGCGGCAAGGGCGGAGCGCCCAAAGTCATCACCGAACTTCTGGAGAAAGCAGGCATTCAGATCTGGCACGACCCAGTCGAGTTCACCTACCGTCCGGACCAGACAGACAAGGAAAAGTTCTTCAAACTCGGTCAGGAAATCGCAAAAGAGATCAAAAAGATGCCGTAA
- a CDS encoding V4R domain-containing protein, which translates to MSDIDNAQHLRLFSSDGTVTAISSPVRNSILFLIRDEGEVSFSRIMEYTGLSKSTVSVHVNSLIESGLIASRAVPGDARKKMYYLTASHLADIQPCRQTGNNEFRELIRQCYIKYDNVDYRQIIPHIIQVALIEAGIRIDPIMLRGGEMLGESVSVYLVAETLEKTIENVIKFWVRYGLGDMRIRTTSPLRLEIYKCYECMVLPKTERGCCVISRGVLTAIFSAYFKQPVHVEEVECMTQGYPACCFEIEVPKGYQMEPIKIPPRPVSY; encoded by the coding sequence ATGTCAGATATAGATAATGCCCAGCATCTCAGACTGTTCTCCAGTGACGGTACGGTCACAGCGATAAGCAGTCCGGTCAGAAACAGTATCCTGTTTCTTATCCGTGATGAGGGCGAGGTCTCTTTTTCCCGGATTATGGAGTACACCGGTCTGTCCAAGTCAACGGTGTCGGTACATGTCAACTCTCTGATTGAGTCCGGACTTATTGCGTCCCGGGCGGTTCCGGGAGATGCCCGCAAAAAGATGTATTATCTGACTGCGTCACATCTTGCTGATATTCAGCCGTGCCGTCAGACCGGAAACAATGAGTTCCGTGAACTGATCCGCCAGTGCTATATCAAGTACGACAATGTTGACTACCGCCAGATTATTCCCCATATTATTCAGGTGGCGCTGATTGAGGCAGGGATCAGAATCGATCCAATCATGCTGCGGGGAGGCGAGATGCTGGGTGAATCGGTCTCGGTGTATCTGGTTGCAGAGACACTGGAAAAGACGATTGAGAATGTGATCAAGTTCTGGGTACGGTACGGGCTTGGGGATATGCGCATCCGTACCACCTCTCCGCTGCGGCTGGAGATTTACAAATGTTATGAGTGCATGGTGCTGCCGAAGACGGAACGCGGCTGCTGTGTTATTTCACGCGGAGTTCTGACAGCGATTTTTTCGGCATACTTTAAGCAGCCGGTGCATGTGGAGGAGGTGGAGTGCATGACGCAGGGGTATCCTGCCTGCTGTTTTGAGATCGAGGTGCCGAAAGGCTATCAGATGGAGCCGATAAAGATTCCGCCCCGCCCGGTATCATACTAA
- the metX gene encoding homoserine O-acetyltransferase MetX, producing MRGSVGDTTTQYHRLAAPLHLESGAVLHGVTIAYEQYGASPSLGNTILVCHALSGDAHAAGMHRGDKHPGWWDGIIGPGKALDTDRYCIIATNVIGGCKGSTGPASINPETGAPYGTDFPVVTIRDMVAAQHQFLIERGITELYAVVGGSMGGMQALTWSVTFPGFARRVVAIAAAGYSTPMHIAFGAVGRAAIMTDPAWKGGRYPANERPDHGLSLARMIAHITYLSDQSMHKKFGRTLQEKTEYGYGFETEFSVESYLKHQGSSFVQRFDPNSYLYITKAIDYYDLTRNGSLSEGFANADAKFLILSVSTDWLYPPYLSEEIVLALNSTGKDVQYTEVMSGYGHDGFLLEDDQMNYLIGRFLTPLTVADIMIRDPPAICSCATIRATAQAMIEREVNHLPVLHPDGTLEGIVTSWDIAKAVAGEHLMLAEIMTRDVICVSAADTLREAARILDQHHISALPVVESGRVVGMLTSEQLSNMAERN from the coding sequence ATGAGAGGTTCCGTCGGCGACACGACAACCCAGTATCACCGGCTTGCCGCCCCCCTGCATCTTGAGTCCGGGGCTGTCCTGCACGGAGTGACAATTGCCTACGAGCAGTACGGTGCATCCCCGTCTCTTGGAAATACGATTCTCGTCTGTCATGCACTTTCAGGAGATGCCCATGCGGCAGGCATGCACAGAGGTGATAAGCATCCGGGATGGTGGGACGGTATCATCGGTCCCGGAAAAGCGCTTGATACCGATCGCTACTGTATCATTGCAACGAATGTGATTGGCGGGTGCAAAGGTTCCACCGGCCCGGCCTCGATAAATCCGGAGACCGGTGCACCGTACGGTACGGATTTTCCGGTGGTAACCATCCGAGATATGGTTGCAGCGCAGCACCAGTTTCTGATCGAGCGCGGGATTACCGAGCTCTATGCGGTTGTCGGCGGATCAATGGGCGGAATGCAGGCACTGACCTGGAGCGTGACGTTCCCCGGATTTGCCCGCCGGGTTGTTGCAATTGCGGCTGCGGGGTATTCAACCCCGATGCACATTGCCTTTGGTGCGGTGGGCCGGGCGGCAATCATGACCGATCCTGCGTGGAAAGGCGGACGCTATCCGGCAAACGAGCGCCCCGATCATGGTCTGTCGCTTGCGCGGATGATCGCCCACATTACGTATCTGTCGGATCAGTCGATGCACAAGAAGTTCGGGCGCACCCTGCAGGAGAAGACCGAGTATGGATACGGGTTTGAGACCGAGTTCAGTGTGGAAAGCTATCTGAAGCATCAGGGGAGCAGTTTTGTGCAGCGGTTTGATCCGAATTCCTATCTCTACATCACCAAAGCCATTGATTACTATGATCTGACCAGAAACGGATCGCTCAGTGAAGGGTTTGCCAATGCCGATGCGAAGTTTCTGATTCTGTCGGTGTCCACCGACTGGCTGTATCCGCCGTATCTTTCGGAGGAGATTGTGCTGGCATTAAACAGCACCGGAAAGGATGTGCAGTACACCGAGGTGATGTCCGGATACGGTCACGACGGGTTCCTTCTTGAGGATGATCAGATGAATTATCTCATCGGAAGGTTCCTGACACCACTTACCGTTGCCGATATTATGATCCGGGATCCTCCCGCCATATGCAGCTGCGCTACAATTCGTGCGACGGCGCAGGCGATGATTGAGCGTGAGGTCAATCATCTGCCGGTACTGCATCCAGACGGTACGCTTGAGGGGATTGTGACGTCCTGGGATATTGCAAAGGCGGTTGCGGGCGAGCATCTCATGCTCGCGGAAATTATGACGCGCGATGTTATCTGCGTGTCTGCTGCGGACACACTGCGGGAGGCGGCGCGGATTTTGGATCAGCATCACATCTCGGCGCTTCCGGTCGTGGAGAGCGGCCGGGTTGTCGGGATGCTCACCAGTGAGCAGCTCTCGAATATGGCGGAGAGGAACTGA
- a CDS encoding pyridoxamine 5'-phosphate oxidase family protein, which produces MRRKASQLPESDARDILQNGIWGTLATADSGGQPYAVPMNYVLRGNTLYLHSAVEGHKIDNLRENPLVSFLVVTTAEVLPDRFDMAYRSVVVFGTARFVGDTTEKQTALEALMEKYSPAFHDRAMEYISRNIGRTAVIAVDISDLSAKTGQ; this is translated from the coding sequence ATGAGGAGGAAAGCATCCCAGCTCCCGGAGAGTGATGCACGGGATATTCTGCAAAACGGTATCTGGGGAACGCTTGCAACGGCAGACAGCGGCGGACAGCCCTATGCGGTTCCTATGAACTATGTTTTGCGGGGAAACACCCTGTATCTTCACTCCGCAGTGGAAGGACATAAGATCGACAATCTGCGCGAAAATCCGCTTGTATCCTTTTTAGTTGTTACAACAGCAGAGGTTCTTCCCGATCGGTTTGACATGGCCTACCGATCCGTGGTGGTGTTTGGAACAGCACGGTTTGTCGGGGATACAACAGAAAAACAGACTGCCCTTGAAGCCCTGATGGAGAAATACTCGCCGGCATTCCATGACAGGGCGATGGAGTACATCAGCCGCAACATCGGCAGAACTGCCGTTATTGCAGTGGATATCAGTGATCTCAGCGCAAAGACTGGACAGTAA
- a CDS encoding bifunctional 5,6,7,8-tetrahydromethanopterin hydro-lyase/3-hexulose-6-phosphate synthase, whose amino-acid sequence MFLIGEALVGDGAELAHIDLMIGDKMGPVGTAFANGLTQLSAGHTPLLGVIRPNLLPKPAVLIVPKVTLKHTEQVTQIFGPAQAAVSKAVADALEDGVFTGMDVDDVVIVASVFISPEAADFNKLYRFNYGATRLALSRALDKFPDTATVLKEKDRAAHGVMGFKVQRLWNPPYLQVAMDLVDMKQVERVLREVPQNDHVIFEAGTPLIKQFGLHVIGEIRKIRPNCFIVADLKTLDTGNLEARMVSNAGGDAAVVSGLAPVETIAAFIKEAKKCGIYAIIDMLNVAEPAKLIENLAKMGGAALLPQYVEMHRAIDKEASGEYSWGDIKKIKAVAAKYNAKILVATAGGIRVPVVKKAIAAGADVVVVGRAITASKDIKNAAESFLAELDSEEIDQFRVMTDF is encoded by the coding sequence ATGTTTTTGATTGGTGAAGCACTCGTTGGCGATGGGGCAGAACTTGCTCACATCGATCTTATGATCGGCGACAAGATGGGACCGGTCGGAACCGCTTTTGCAAACGGTCTGACCCAGCTTTCCGCCGGACACACGCCGCTGCTTGGCGTTATCCGCCCGAACCTTCTGCCAAAACCGGCAGTCCTGATTGTTCCGAAGGTTACGCTGAAGCACACGGAGCAGGTAACCCAGATCTTCGGCCCCGCACAGGCCGCAGTATCCAAGGCGGTTGCCGATGCTCTTGAGGACGGCGTTTTTACCGGTATGGATGTTGATGATGTGGTAATTGTTGCAAGCGTTTTCATCTCTCCGGAGGCAGCGGACTTCAACAAGCTCTACCGCTTCAACTACGGAGCAACCCGCCTTGCACTTTCCCGTGCGCTTGACAAGTTCCCAGACACGGCAACCGTTCTCAAGGAGAAGGACCGGGCAGCCCATGGTGTTATGGGATTCAAGGTTCAGCGGCTCTGGAACCCGCCGTATCTGCAGGTCGCGATGGATCTGGTTGATATGAAACAGGTGGAGCGTGTGCTGCGTGAGGTTCCGCAGAATGATCATGTCATCTTTGAGGCGGGAACGCCGCTCATCAAACAGTTCGGTTTACACGTTATTGGTGAGATCCGCAAGATCCGCCCGAACTGTTTCATTGTTGCAGATTTAAAGACGCTGGATACCGGCAACCTGGAGGCACGTATGGTTTCCAACGCCGGCGGCGATGCAGCAGTGGTCTCCGGTCTTGCACCGGTTGAGACGATTGCAGCATTCATTAAGGAAGCAAAGAAGTGCGGTATCTATGCGATCATCGATATGCTGAATGTGGCAGAGCCGGCAAAACTGATCGAGAACCTTGCAAAGATGGGCGGCGCTGCGCTTCTTCCGCAGTATGTGGAGATGCACCGCGCAATCGATAAGGAGGCAAGCGGTGAGTACAGCTGGGGCGACATCAAGAAGATCAAGGCGGTTGCCGCAAAGTACAATGCAAAGATTCTGGTTGCAACCGCCGGTGGTATCCGCGTGCCGGTTGTCAAGAAGGCAATCGCCGCAGGTGCGGATGTTGTGGTGGTCGGACGCGCTATTACGGCAAGCAAAGATATCAAGAATGCGGCTGAGTCCTTCCTTGCAGAGCTTGACTCCGAAGAGATCGATCAGTTCCGTGTGATGACGGATTTCTAA
- a CDS encoding tryptophan--tRNA ligase, which translates to MAEQINPWSSTPKMDINRLIADFGIEPFAPVKEKIADQPVFIRRDIVAGHRGYDAVADAIAQKKPFHVLTGFMPSGHPHFGHLMVMKEVVWHIQQGGKGFISMADREAHAVRGLSWEACDRYAREYMECLYALGFSGEIYSQRRNNALKDLAFEAATKVNFSELSAIYGFGPETELAHAVSVSMQVADILYPQLIAGTAPTVVPVGIDQDPHIRLTRDITNALRMFLVEDRGTHISIRVKNAPEGALDAVAKRFGGAKKYEGHIDLPAGHTAEEVDAVVREVEREFGGFGFLLPSATYHSFLQGLQGGKMSSSVPDSLVWFDDPDKDVKKKIMGALTGGRQTLEEQKKLGGEPEKCSIYQLNRFHMQDDDAELAEMCRACRAGELMCGTCKKETLERVRTFLREFKEKRDEVAHMAEW; encoded by the coding sequence ATGGCAGAACAGATTAATCCCTGGTCCAGTACTCCCAAAATGGATATTAACCGGCTGATTGCCGATTTTGGTATTGAACCGTTTGCACCGGTCAAGGAAAAGATAGCTGACCAGCCGGTGTTTATCCGCCGCGATATTGTCGCTGGTCATCGCGGGTATGATGCGGTGGCGGATGCGATTGCCCAGAAGAAACCGTTCCATGTGCTGACAGGTTTTATGCCGAGCGGTCATCCCCACTTTGGTCACCTGATGGTCATGAAGGAGGTTGTCTGGCACATTCAGCAGGGAGGAAAAGGATTCATTTCCATGGCAGACCGCGAGGCGCATGCGGTCCGCGGTCTGTCCTGGGAGGCGTGCGACCGGTACGCCCGCGAGTATATGGAGTGTCTGTATGCGCTCGGATTTTCCGGTGAGATATATTCCCAGCGCCGCAACAATGCGTTAAAGGATCTCGCATTCGAGGCGGCGACGAAGGTGAACTTCTCGGAGCTTTCCGCAATTTACGGGTTCGGACCGGAGACGGAACTTGCCCATGCGGTCTCGGTTTCGATGCAGGTTGCAGATATTCTCTATCCCCAGCTGATCGCAGGAACAGCACCGACCGTTGTACCGGTAGGAATTGATCAGGACCCGCACATCCGGCTGACGCGTGATATTACGAACGCACTCCGGATGTTTCTGGTGGAGGATCGCGGTACCCATATCAGTATCCGTGTCAAGAATGCGCCGGAAGGGGCACTCGACGCGGTGGCAAAGCGGTTTGGCGGTGCAAAGAAGTATGAGGGACATATCGATCTGCCCGCCGGACATACTGCTGAGGAGGTCGATGCGGTTGTGCGGGAGGTTGAGCGTGAGTTCGGCGGTTTCGGGTTCCTGCTGCCGTCGGCAACCTACCACAGTTTCTTACAGGGACTGCAGGGCGGCAAGATGTCGTCGAGTGTTCCGGATAGTCTGGTCTGGTTTGATGATCCTGACAAGGATGTCAAAAAGAAGATTATGGGGGCACTTACCGGCGGACGACAGACGCTTGAGGAACAGAAGAAGCTCGGCGGCGAGCCGGAGAAGTGTTCGATCTATCAGCTGAACAGATTCCACATGCAGGATGATGACGCAGAGCTTGCGGAGATGTGCCGCGCCTGCAGGGCGGGAGAGCTGATGTGCGGAACCTGTAAGAAGGAGACGCTTGAGCGGGTCAGGACCTTCCTGCGGGAGTTCAAGGAGAAGCGCGACGAGGTTGCGCATATGGCGGAGTGGTAA
- the endA gene encoding tRNA-intron lyase — protein MKAQFDGTQVLAPPEAKVFYEQNGYGRVEKTGNLRLAVVEALYLIARGKIQIDDWSFDSLLAESAVSPGFLRKFTVYRDIRERGFVITTGPQDFRVFPRGQRPGHGQSKYLLRVLSERDMVDLSVVLREAQTAANMRKQFLLAVVDDEHELTYYEIRITRPAAKEGAVSPSAETESLPDISAILAGTPAYVAEDGTGITKTLKDSWYGTMLDATRLFLAPVEVCWLLESGNLSLTPEMTAEEYEAHAAAYDPEFADKMTVYRYFRGIGWSPRTGYKYGHHFRVYTEEGKHSEMLVHACGQEHSMPMSVISRSVRLAHSVKKKMLFACMDKADVTFIEFARMKL, from the coding sequence GTGAAGGCACAATTCGATGGCACACAGGTTCTGGCACCGCCGGAGGCAAAGGTTTTCTACGAGCAGAACGGTTACGGCCGCGTGGAAAAAACCGGAAACCTCCGGCTTGCCGTCGTGGAAGCCCTCTACCTTATAGCGCGCGGAAAGATTCAGATCGACGACTGGTCCTTTGACTCTCTTCTTGCCGAAAGTGCTGTATCACCCGGATTTCTCCGCAAATTCACGGTCTATCGTGATATCCGCGAACGCGGGTTTGTTATCACCACAGGACCCCAGGATTTCCGGGTCTTCCCCCGCGGTCAGCGGCCGGGACACGGGCAGTCAAAGTATCTGCTCCGTGTCTTGTCGGAACGCGATATGGTGGATCTCTCGGTTGTTCTCCGCGAGGCACAGACCGCGGCAAACATGCGCAAGCAGTTCCTGCTTGCCGTGGTTGATGATGAACACGAACTGACCTATTACGAGATACGGATTACCCGCCCCGCTGCAAAAGAGGGGGCAGTTTCTCCCTCGGCAGAGACAGAGAGCCTGCCGGATATTTCGGCAATCTTAGCAGGGACGCCTGCCTATGTTGCGGAGGACGGGACCGGTATCACCAAAACACTCAAGGACAGCTGGTATGGTACGATGCTGGATGCAACCCGGCTGTTTCTGGCACCGGTAGAGGTCTGCTGGCTGCTGGAGTCCGGGAATCTCTCGCTCACTCCGGAGATGACCGCAGAGGAGTACGAGGCACACGCGGCAGCATATGATCCGGAGTTCGCGGACAAGATGACCGTGTACCGGTACTTCCGCGGCATCGGGTGGTCACCCCGGACCGGCTACAAGTACGGTCATCATTTCCGTGTGTACACCGAAGAGGGAAAACATTCCGAGATGCTGGTGCATGCCTGCGGACAGGAACATTCCATGCCGATGAGTGTTATTTCCCGGTCGGTCCGGCTCGCCCACAGTGTGAAAAAGAAGATGCTCTTTGCCTGTATGGATAAGGCGGATGTCACCTTCATCGAATTTGCCCGTATGAAACTATAA
- the fae gene encoding formaldehyde-activating enzyme has product MGFLQSVDNAVGGAISPFTRVMFGEALVGEGAEVAHIDLVIGPKGSSVEQAFVSALASPQKGHTPLLAVVTPNLPPKPVTLMVNKVTMKNAGQAVMMFGPAQHAVAMAVMDSVEEGVIPKEKAEDLLIIASVFIEWDAADKKKVHDWNYEATKLAIKRAITGEPKVDEVLAKKNAAVHPFN; this is encoded by the coding sequence ATGGGATTTTTACAAAGCGTTGACAATGCGGTCGGAGGAGCAATCTCTCCGTTTACCCGCGTAATGTTTGGAGAAGCACTGGTCGGTGAGGGTGCGGAAGTTGCCCACATCGATCTGGTGATCGGACCAAAGGGAAGTTCCGTAGAACAGGCCTTCGTAAGTGCGCTTGCTTCTCCGCAGAAAGGACATACGCCGCTTCTTGCGGTGGTCACTCCGAATCTGCCGCCAAAACCGGTAACACTAATGGTCAATAAAGTTACCATGAAAAACGCAGGCCAGGCAGTAATGATGTTCGGCCCCGCACAGCATGCGGTTGCAATGGCAGTTATGGATTCGGTTGAGGAGGGAGTTATTCCCAAAGAGAAGGCCGAGGATCTGCTGATCATTGCATCCGTTTTCATCGAGTGGGATGCGGCAGACAAGAAGAAGGTGCATGACTGGAACTATGAGGCAACAAAGCTTGCAATCAAGCGTGCCATTACCGGTGAGCCGAAGGTGGATGAGGTTCTAGCAAAGAAGAACGCGGCGGTCCATCCCTTCAACTAA